In Silene latifolia isolate original U9 population chromosome 3, ASM4854445v1, whole genome shotgun sequence, a single window of DNA contains:
- the LOC141647762 gene encoding methyl-CpG-binding domain-containing protein 4-like: MMMMNKKQKTHDDSNKKRGAIDLYAAQCSKCQKWRTIETKEEYEQLRSKFMEEPFTCDMKPNVSCDDLPDLDYDATRTWVIDKPNLPITPEGFKRELILRPDYSKLDAHYITPDGKKVRCHAEVSQYLQRHPEFNNLKLENFNFTVPKIMEDTIPEDARKKRLEKSASKNRKVDSGGPDGKRKTTKN, from the exons atgatgatgatgaacaagAAGCAAAAAACCCATGATGATTCCAACAAG AAACGTGGTGCTATAGACTTGTATGCTGCGCAATGTAGCAAATGCCAAAAATGGAGGACCATTGAAACAAAAGAGGAGTATGAACAACTGAGAAGTAAATTCATGGAAGAACCTTTCACTTGTGACATGAAACCAAATGTATCATGTGATGACCTGCCTGATCTTGACTATGATGCGACTCGAACATGGGTCATCGACAAACCTAATCTTCCTATAACTCCTGAAGGATTCAAGAGGGAGCTCATCCTTCGACCCGATTACTCTAAGTTGGATGCACACTACATAACGCCAGACGGAAAGAAAGTTAGATGTCATGCAGAAGTATCACAATACCTACAAAGGCACCCGGAATTTAATAATTTAAAGTTGGAAAATTTCAACTTTACTGTACCGAAGATAATGGAAGATACTATCCCGGAAGATGCAAGGAAGAAGCGACTGGAGAAATCAGCTAGCAAAAACAGAAAGGTGGATTCTGGTGGGCCTGACGGCAAGAGGAAAACAACCAAAAATTAA